The Diospyros lotus cultivar Yz01 chromosome 11, ASM1463336v1, whole genome shotgun sequence region tcactgaactttgaaatgttacctgttagtcattgatatttcaaaactgttactgcttagttactgaactttaaaatgttacctattagttactgatatttcaaaactgttactgcttagttactgaactttaaaatgttacctattagttactgatatttcaaaactgttaaactgaactttaaaatattacctgttagtcactaatatttcaaaactattccTCATTCAtcactcgtgaacttaaagttcagtgactattgAGTGACGGGtgaaaaacgattttgaaatatcaatgactagcaggtaatattttaaagttcagtgactaagcagtaatagttttgaaatattagtgactaataggtaacattttaaagttcagtgagtaagtagtaacaattttgaaatatcagtgattaacaggtaacatttcaaagtttagtgactaaatagtaaccgttttgaaatatcaatgactaacaggtaacatttcaaagttcagtgaccaaacagtaatagaatgcaaagttgagttattattgatgtaattaaccCGATATTCAACACATAAACCCCCAAATGCCAACCACCCATAAGGAtgcaacaataaaataaagttgTAAGCATACAAACACCACATCCAATACCATCTAGGAACTTATTCCCGCATGGTTCGGCATCATTCAACAAAAAGAATGATAGGGCGATTCAAACCCTATAAAGTCAAGCAAGTGTCCCAAGATAAGAGCCAATTAACCAAACAATCAGAGAGTATAAGAACTCGTATGGAAAAGAGGAGAACTTgcataaaagaataaaaagctGACCAAATGGAAAGAGAGTGGTACGAACTTGtcttagttttctgtttttaaaTCTCTCACAATACTAGGGCTGTTGCCAGCTCAGCTCAAGCctcttcttaataaaattaagtttcgaaagacaaaagaaatatttaaattaaacattaccAAAAACTATCttctatttaattctaattaattttgcatttacCTTAACCATGTTGTTCATATTTCTCACTAAagaataaacatataaataaacagAAACAAAAGACATGCATAAATcatctaatatatatttaatagccaattatattttatttaacatttttagctctaattatattacatttaaaaGTTTTGGGGGGTATataagaaaattctagaagcCCCCTTACCCTTCAAATGTTGCAAATGACAACCTCCATAGGGATGATGCCACAcgatttaatataattatttaattttttaacatttttaactctaattatattatatatatttaccacACAATGTAGGTAAGAAACTTTTAGAAGCCCCCTTCCCCTTCTAGTTTGCAAATGACAACCTCATAGGGATCTAGTGTTGCAAATGACAAGCTCCATAGGGATGATGCCACATTGATTATGTGCAAATGACAACCTCCATAGGGATGATGCAACATGGTTTAACATAATGATTCGATTTCACCCCTTGCTTGCTTGGTGGGTTTGATAGAATGTTGTGACTTCATTGGACTATGTAACATTTTTCATTCCCACCATAATGACTTTATGACAACGGACGAGacaattaaatgaaaataaaaattgtaaaaaaatgtttataattttgaaagttAAATGTCTGTGaagtttttttaaaagaaaacaaatatatgaaaattaataataagtcAACTAGATCTCAAGATGCTTGGAGTTCAAATAATGCAATATTATCATTTTAACTTTTGAGATGTCAAGGTATTTCATatagaaataagatttttttcatttatatgtcTAATGCGTGTTTTgtatattattgaatgaatttagTGAATTTATTATGCAGTGCacattaaaaaatcaaaaataataattataaattatcatCGATTGAGTGAAAATAATGTAAATAGTGCTTCTAAGCGAACCACGTTGAGTAGAAAATTTGAGTTACCTTGGTTTGAGTACCATCTCATCAGCTACCCGCCCAGTGAATTGTGATGTATAGGGTCATCAAGAAGCAGATGCTTCCCATAATTCAACCCTTGGCACACAAGAGTTAAATAACTATTGGGTCAACAATTGAATCTGTGATCCAAATGGATGGCCACGATCACATATCACCTAACCCCCAATGTGACACAACACAAGCTCATTCTTCacccataaataaataatctaaCTCATTGATGACAATTATAAACATATCACTCTCATAACTTGGTTAACATCCgtgatataaaaattattagtatatagttaatatacatatatatgtacctTCCTCTTGAGAAGATACTTTTATCACAAACTGCAAGTGCTTTTCCCCCTAATTTTAAGCGACTTTTTAGGCAAAAGACTTGAAGCTGACTTGCTTTGACTAGCATTAGCATTAGCATTAGAATTAGCAGGCACAGcctatattattatacatattaatCAAAGCAAGCAAGCCCACAGCTCATGACTTGATTAATTTCATCCTATCCTATAGGGCCAATTGCTTGGTTAGGATAGGATGAAATTGATGATGGAAGCTATGGATAGAAGCACTTCAACTTAGAATCATAGTACTAAAGTACAGTAATGAAAGCAAACATGCTCCTATGATCTACCTAAAAAATGCATACAGCAAGGTGAGATGGAAGTTGGGCCAAGCTCATTGGTAAGGCTGCTTCCTCTCCAACGCAGTCCCTAACCCCCACTTGGGCTCCCTACTCCTTTAGTGGAAGACAGAGACGTGGCAGTTCTATCATCCTTCAAGGACCCCTATATCTTCAACTATAAATATTGGGTTTCATATGTGAGCTTCCCATCCCAAAactctctttttatttctcttcttATGAGACAATAGCTCCCTTTCTTATATTGCGCTGTGATTTTCTGATCTAGACAACAATGGGTTTTGCAGCTAAGAGCTATTGCTCACTTCTTTGCATGCTGGTTCTTTTAACCACAACCTGTTACTCCCAGGATAGTTATACATGCGCTAGAGCAACTTATTACGGCAGCCCTGATTGCTTCGAAACTCCAAGTATGTATTACACTAATTTATTACCAGAAGCACATAGTACTTTGTGCATGTGTGCATATTATGCCTTTACTTAGATTGATAATCTTCCTACAAAGACTAATATGCATTTGATAATATCAATTTAGCTGGAGCTTGCGGGTATGGTGAATTTGGACGAAAAGTCAATGATGCCAATGTGGCAGCAGTTTCTATGTTATATAGGAATGGATCTGGTTGTGGTGCATGTTATCAGGTAATTCAATGTCAAGTTATCACTTGTCCAAAAATCCTATGCAACTATGTGGATGGACTAGGACAAACTAAGCTAAGGTGCACTAATTTACACACAAATAAAGCACAGAGCATATTATGGGAGACATACACTTATAATAAGATTTGACTTTAATCCACTACGTCTTGGAGTACTTTATACTATGCTTTTTCTAGAAGACAAAAAATTGGCAGCCAGTAAAAAGCCATTCTTCCAAGTAGTTGCTTTCAGAGACAAAAgcataaaatcatatttaatacTGAAAAGTTTATCTATTGCAGGTTAGATGCAAGATACCCAAAATTTGCAGCAATGATGGAGTGAAGGTAGTGGCCACAGATTATGGCGATGGAGATGGGACAGAATTCATCCTCAGCTCTCGTGCTTATGCAAGATTGGCTGTTCCAAACGCAGCCTTGGAGTTGTTTCCTTATGATGTAGTTGATGTTGAATATCAAAGAATTCCCTGTCGGTACCCAGGTTACAACCTCAAGATCAAGGTTCACGAGCACAGCAAATTCCCAGTGTACCTGGCTGTGGTTGTATTGTACCAAGCTGGCGTATATGACATCACTGCTGTGGAAGTGTGGCAGGTACATTCGTGTAAACAGAATTTAATATATAGTTTAATGGATATAATAAGCAAATTAATAAAGATTTTACAACTGATATCAATTTGAACTAGGTTGATTGGTTAGTTGATCAATGttattttcttgttgattttgttGCAGGCAGATGACCTAGAATGGAGGTGCATGAGGAAGTCCTTCGGTACAGTATGGGACCTACCCAGCCCACCATCAGGTCCACTTACATTCAAGGTCCAAGTGAGTGGCAGCGCAGGCACAAAATGGGTGCAGATGACTAATGTTGTTCCCAGTAAATGGAAGGCTGGGGTTGTGTATGACACAGCCATTCAGCTTTCTTAAACAAACCCTTACCCTGCAAACTCCCTATCCttatatatagaataattatcAATTCCTAGTTGCATATCAAGTATTAATTCCTAGTAGTTTTGATTCACTGAAGTAGTTTTTGTTCTCTAGACTAGAGCTAGTATTCTATAACTTTCTCAATAAAGGGTTGGTTTGCACTAAGTTGAAAGATAAAAGTTTGCTCATCAAATCTCTATCAATGGTTGTATAACATTCGGAGAGAGCATTGATCACCATGCAAGATAGCTTAAACGGGAAACAAAAATTGTAGAATTTTGATGACAGTCAGAGATCAGCTTAATCTCAATATCGGAAATTCTGTTCAAATGATATTCATATGAAAGCAATGAATTTGCAGCACGTTCGGCCCTTTTTGTACAACAATGCCACTGCAGAATAAAATATAGAAACTGGAAGACAAGTGTAGTAGAGGAATAGAAAATAGGAATTGGAAGAGAGAAGTGTATATTCTATATTCCATATTCACAGTGACGTATTATGTCCAGGGGAATACATACAAGACTTTTCTAACCAATTAGGTAACTAACAAATATAGAAAGATTAACCAAGCAaagagatacatatatatatattatatattacaataGAAGCCTGAAGATATACAGAAACTATTCTAAATATTCTATCATTGACAGCCGCAGAGTACATGGCATATGCAGAACCTGTGACAGCCACTATAGTGCAGTGGCTCAACTTGGTTCTTTATTCTCCTAAAGCACTGCAAATGCCTGGAAATCTGAGCCTTTACTTTGAGTGCAACCTCTGCTCATGGTTGTCAAACTATTTAATACCTCAGAGGGTCTTGAGACATTATTAGCTCCTTGCACAAACTTGAGGCTAAATTCATTTATGGTTATAACACCAAGAGTTAATCGTTAGCGAGTCTTCCAACTGAAAAGTTCCGTTAGTCAACTCAAAATCAAGACCAATTGCGAAATTCATTTATggttataaaaactaaaaagagctacaagtaaaaataaacaagaactCTCTCTgcaaatcaatttggtttcctGACGGTAACACCAAAATTCCCATTCAagctacatgccaatgcaaacCTCTATCTGTTAAAGATAatgtagaaatatttttaaattatttttccattgttGTTCCTTTTTTATTTACTGCTGAATTGTTCCAGTCAAAGTGAGTTGAATTGTTGCTGATATTTTGGAAGTCTGATAGGATATGATCAGTGGGTATTGGgtccttatttttctccaagTTTGTTTCTGTTCATGCCTATACAAAGGCTGGTTCAGCAAATAAAGAATTAGAGTTTCAACATATAACCAACCTGAAatcaccccttttttttgttttctttatacACACACTGATAGCTCAAATACGTGGGTTGAGATTCTGCCCCACAATTAGACAACAacgaaagaaaaataaatttaaatacacGTCTCAGGGGCTTTTCCGTACTTAATCACACATCAATCAAATAAATCTAACGAAACACAACATTCGTGCCCCTATCCACAACTCACTCCCAAAGATCTTTTTCGTTAGGAGAGTCATGTACACATAGCTACCTAGAGAACAACACATCACAAGGTCCCTCCTCGAACATTAGCTCCTATACCTGAAATGATGTTAAAataaagtgagccacaagactcggTAAACATAATGGAAGAATAAAGATAAGGCTAGGAACAGATCTCTCACACTGGATACACCTTACTAAATGTTGTGCAGTAAATTAACATGTCACACCAAATCATGCATCAAGATATTCAGTGCTCAACATAAATATACCAATGCACATAACGGTCCTTGGAGCTCACATAAAAAATGCACATCCTGACACCCAAGTTCCTGCATACAAATCTGCTGCAGCCATGAATTGACTAGTATAATCCACGTGAGCCCGAGGCTCTCGTACCATAATCCACTTGAGCTCGAGGCCCTCACAACTTAATCCCTATGAACCCGAGGCCCTCATAACATATTCCACATGAGCCCAAGGCCCTCACAACATAATCTACATGCCAGAGTTCCCGAGTCATAGCTACCCGGAGCCAAGCCTCCACTCATAGTTATTGAgagtcaactccataccacatcATACaaatcatgcaatgcaacaaataataaatgcagtagtgtagtaagcatcaacatgatacattggcccccataagccaggcatcaagccatgcttcgcccacataggaatacacgtCCAATGTAATGCTCGTGCACCTCGTCATTCTAAAATGAACGTGTCCAAGCATTCAAAGCTTATGTTTCCTCCAATGATGCAAGCCTAGTCCCATGCACAACCATGCCATGCAGTATTTCACATAATAGCAAAGTTGGTCGACAGTGACCAGACACCAGTCGACAGTCCATAACTAAGTGTAACCGGTCGATAGCGTTCCTCAGGCCGGTCGATAGTTCACTCTATTGTCACCAAACGGTCGACACTTTACCTTACCAGTCGATAGCTCCTACACCTCGCTACAACGACTCACATCTACGGGAACCCATAACCAAAACCAACCCCATCGATCCTCGAGAAACCTAGTTCCACACTaatttggcatcattcccaaaggagtAGGGGCGACACAAACCTTATAGGCGTTTAGAAATAACAATCTCAAGGAATCTCTTGTTTTGCTCAAATTCACAAGCGAAGGAATCAACCATATGGATTTACAAAAGAGGAACAAAGCGCACCCACAAATGAGGTAACCGAGGGAATAAAGTATGCAAAGCGGAAAGAACTTGCAACAAAAAGTAAAAGAGCAAGAACTTGCCTTTTTTATAGAAGATCCCACTTTTTCTAGTCACATCCtgcaaaatagtatttttaccaataataataagatcACAGCCAAACAATTCAATCTAACCATACATAATtctcaataaatattttttccacTTACCTGGCCTCCTTAAACTCCTATTGTAcaattttttctccaatttccctTGATTTTCTTCCTACTTTTGCTGTTGCTTGAGCTACCTCTTCTTCCctaatttttccttttgtttctcttctaTTGGCTCCTCGAATTATGCTTGAATTGGGgcttttaaatagaaaaaaaaaaaaaaaagagcggCTGAGAGCTAGCCACGTGATAACTAGCGACTCCACCACctttgcccaaaacgacgtcattttgggtAAGGCTTAGTTGGAAAATCCAGCTTTTTTCTTCCCCTAGCGCAGACATAGCCCCGACCTAAAACCCACATCTCCAGCCTCCTCCTCGCACATGCGCCACCTAATCCACGAGTTTCCTCAACTATTATATGCgcatcattaattttaaagaggCTCCAtaataatttctgaaaattataccTAAACCCCACAACTTTCGAAAATTAACACTCACACCCCACATTAGCCTCTTTTACAATAATATAGCTAAACTACAAATTCatcaattaatataaaatatcaatactatctttgtttgaataaaaaattaaagacaatacCATTccctaaatataaaatttaataccaATCAAATACCTAAATCAATCCTTCTTAAGTTACAAAAATACTTCAAACCCAAATCATTAATTACTAAAGTTTCAAATAGctacaataaaatatataaaaataaataaacaaatcatcAAACCAAAAATAATACTTGTCCATCCCTCCACCATCTTGAGTGTCAATCATCCAATCAAcctgtaataaaatataaatgaattaaattatttaaaattaataattcacttatagacacacacaaaaatatattaaatatcaagGGTAGAAATATATATCATTTGTAATCAAATCAACTCCTATTATTGTTGCATCAAACAAAACAATCACAAAATCAAACTATATTTTATACTATCATTctcttacaataataataatttgaattaaagaaataaagtaaATCAAAATACCTTAAAGTGTTAGGAATCGATATAAATCCTGAGGCAATTACTTTCGATCAATTGTTGTTGAGTAGCTAAAATAGATATCAATTGAGAATTTAAATCTCCTATTTGTGCTTGTTGAGTATCCACTAGTGTTTCAGCATTATTTAGTCGATCCAACAGCTCACGTTGAGAATTAATTGCctctttgtgttttcttttaagAGCTTTTTCAAGCTCTATTACTCTTCTATGTGCAGACCTTGAAGCGTCTACAATAGGTTTTGGACCATAACCTATGCCTTTGACATATCCAGATTTTTTTCCAAGTATCTCATCCATGATCTCATCAATTGTCAATTGCCTTTCACCTTCTGGAACAACTTTAGACTGTAGCTCTTTCATTTtatcctataaatagaagaatgcatatatttgataaataaactatttgtaaaaaaaaatactacaaataaaataaaaacattcttAAATAATGAGTCCCTGCATTCACTAATGACCATCTATTTTCTTCAATGCAGTGGGTGTGCTTATAAAATTCAATTCTATCAGGTTCCAcaccattatttattttctcaaccTATCATATTTCCATGTCTTAACAATTAAACAAGATACAATATtcatacataataataaaacaaaaagtaaCAAATTGAAATGCTTTACAGGTTCAAAATGAGCTACTACAAAAGCTTTGGAACCCATTACATGATTGTACTTCAACTTTGATCGATTGTTTTTGTTGATCTCACGTTTctacaatacaaaaaaaaatattatattattattatcaagagATACAAAGATACTATATtagattaatataatattattaaacaaattttcaaatttaattattcaactcaAAAC contains the following coding sequences:
- the LOC127813614 gene encoding expansin-like B1, whose product is MGFAAKSYCSLLCMLVLLTTTCYSQDSYTCARATYYGSPDCFETPTGACGYGEFGRKVNDANVAAVSMLYRNGSGCGACYQVRCKIPKICSNDGVKVVATDYGDGDGTEFILSSRAYARLAVPNAALELFPYDVVDVEYQRIPCRYPGYNLKIKVHEHSKFPVYLAVVVLYQAGVYDITAVEVWQADDLEWRCMRKSFGTVWDLPSPPSGPLTFKVQVSGSAGTKWVQMTNVVPSKWKAGVVYDTAIQLS